One segment of Bacillus alkalisoli DNA contains the following:
- a CDS encoding sporulation protein YpjB: MKSRIAIIFILCIFTIPTIIFAQQTIKQSTHQLQLNELTENILQLTRQERYLEANNLLEIFSDEFTTAVIHQRTVPMDQVRTITMVHQDALVAVNNVELSHDEKVKSMIRLRLVVDAMTSNHQPLWVEMQQPIISTFQHLKDSIELKDSDLYRDSLSKLRDSLHLIQPSLIIDAKYENVMTVDAHIQFLDENRDELFRSYNSTYLESVEQDFRKLFENLKEDDTDPNLIWVMLSTGSFIIVTLAYVAIRKYAADRKKSPERKKLKD, from the coding sequence ATGAAGTCTAGAATAGCTATTATTTTTATACTATGTATTTTTACGATACCAACCATTATTTTTGCACAACAAACAATAAAACAGTCAACACACCAACTTCAATTAAACGAGTTAACAGAAAATATATTACAACTTACCCGTCAAGAACGTTACCTCGAGGCAAACAATTTATTAGAGATTTTTTCTGATGAATTTACAACAGCAGTGATCCATCAGCGAACCGTTCCAATGGATCAAGTACGTACGATTACAATGGTGCACCAAGATGCACTTGTTGCTGTAAACAATGTGGAGCTTTCACATGATGAGAAGGTAAAGAGCATGATTCGATTACGACTTGTTGTAGATGCAATGACTTCAAATCACCAGCCGTTATGGGTAGAAATGCAACAGCCGATTATTTCTACTTTTCAACATTTAAAAGATTCCATTGAACTGAAAGATAGTGATTTATATCGCGACTCATTGTCCAAATTGCGTGACTCACTTCACCTCATTCAACCTAGTTTAATTATTGATGCAAAGTATGAAAACGTCATGACAGTTGATGCACATATACAGTTTTTAGATGAAAATAGGGATGAACTGTTCCGCTCTTATAATTCAACGTACCTTGAAAGTGTGGAACAAGATTTTAGAAAATTATTTGAAAACTTAAAAGAAGATGATACAGATCCTAATTTAATTTGGGTAATGTTAAGTACTGGCAGTTTTATCATCGTGACATTAGCATATGTTGCGATTAGAAAGTACGCAGCGGATCGTAAAAAAAGTCCAGAGCGTAAAAAGCTTAAAGATTGA
- the bshA gene encoding N-acetyl-alpha-D-glucosaminyl L-malate synthase BshA → MKLKIGITCYPSVGGSGVIATELGKLLAEKGHEIHFISSSMPFRLNRVYSNIYYHEVQVNQYSVFQYPPYDLALASKMAEIAQREQLDILHVHYAIPHAISAYLAKKMTNDQLKIVTTLHGTDITVLGYDPSLSNMVKFGIEGSDIVTAVSHSLVEETYELLQPEKEIETVYNFIDERVYYKHDNLELKQQYGIEEDEKVIIHVSNFRKVKRVEDVIKSFERIQKKVKSKLLLVGDGPEISVVCKLVKSLGLEKHVLFLGKQDGVEELYSISDLKLLLSEKESFGLVLLEAMACGVPCIGTTIGGIPEVIEHGETGYLCSLGNVEDIADKAIQLLSNEALHRSFSDNAIQRVKSHFSSHIVVEHYESLYAKLIQK, encoded by the coding sequence TTGAAACTAAAGATAGGTATAACATGTTATCCGTCGGTTGGCGGATCAGGTGTTATTGCAACGGAGTTAGGAAAACTGTTAGCGGAAAAAGGACACGAGATTCACTTTATATCATCGAGCATGCCATTTCGCCTGAACAGAGTATATAGCAACATTTATTATCATGAAGTACAAGTGAATCAATATTCGGTGTTTCAATACCCACCATATGACTTAGCACTTGCTAGTAAAATGGCCGAAATCGCTCAAAGAGAACAATTGGATATTCTCCACGTTCATTATGCAATCCCGCATGCCATTTCTGCTTATTTAGCGAAAAAAATGACAAACGATCAATTGAAAATAGTAACAACCCTACATGGAACCGACATAACCGTTTTAGGTTACGACCCTTCCTTAAGTAATATGGTTAAATTCGGAATAGAAGGCTCAGACATCGTAACAGCTGTATCTCATTCTTTAGTGGAAGAAACGTACGAATTACTTCAACCAGAAAAAGAAATCGAAACAGTATACAACTTTATTGATGAGCGGGTTTACTATAAACATGACAACTTAGAGTTAAAGCAACAATATGGAATTGAAGAAGATGAAAAAGTCATTATTCACGTTTCCAACTTCCGTAAAGTAAAACGTGTCGAAGATGTAATCAAAAGTTTTGAACGAATTCAAAAGAAGGTGAAAAGTAAACTCCTTCTTGTTGGAGATGGTCCAGAAATTTCCGTCGTTTGTAAGCTAGTAAAAAGCTTAGGATTAGAAAAGCATGTTTTATTTTTAGGTAAACAAGATGGTGTAGAGGAGCTTTATTCTATAAGCGATCTAAAGTTATTACTTTCTGAAAAAGAAAGTTTTGGGCTTGTCTTACTAGAAGCGATGGCTTGTGGTGTGCCATGTATCGGTACTACTATCGGGGGAATACCTGAAGTAATTGAACATGGTGAAACAGGTTATCTTTGTAGTTTAGGGAACGTGGAAGATATCGCAGATAAAGCAATACAACTATTATCAAATGAAGCGTTACATAGAAGTTTTTCTGATAATGCCATTCAAAGAGTGAAAAGTCATTTTAGTTCCCATATAGTGGTGGAGCATTATGAATCGCTTTATGCAAAGCTAATACAAAAATAA
- a CDS encoding ubiquinol-cytochrome c reductase iron-sulfur subunit, with protein sequence MSEKNHRVSRRQFLNYTLTGVGGFMAAGMLIPMVRFAIDPVLKAGGESDMVPVVSVDEITNEPQRFDFKVNQVDAWYESEVPLAAWVYKDDNGNIIALSPVCKHLGCTVNWNSDPSNPEMFFCPCHYGLYYKDGVNVPGTAPIAPLDVYEHEVQDGTLYLGKARPRN encoded by the coding sequence ATGAGCGAGAAAAATCATCGAGTATCTAGACGTCAATTCTTGAACTATACTTTAACTGGTGTAGGTGGATTCATGGCTGCGGGTATGTTAATACCGATGGTACGTTTTGCAATCGACCCAGTATTAAAAGCTGGTGGCGAATCAGACATGGTACCAGTTGTTAGCGTAGACGAAATCACGAATGAACCACAACGCTTTGACTTTAAAGTAAACCAAGTTGACGCTTGGTATGAATCAGAAGTACCATTAGCTGCTTGGGTGTATAAAGATGATAACGGAAACATCATTGCATTATCACCTGTATGTAAACATTTAGGTTGTACGGTCAACTGGAACTCGGACCCATCTAACCCTGAAATGTTCTTCTGTCCATGTCACTACGGTTTATATTACAAAGATGGTGTTAACGTGCCGGGCACTGCCCCAATCGCACCTCTAGATGTATATGAGCATGAAGTACAAGATGGAACACTTTACTTAGGTAAAGCAAGACCACGAAACTGA
- a CDS encoding YitT family protein, which yields MFNGLKLVNIFYILLGSAIFAYGLVNFNMQNNLAEGGFTGITLLLYFMFDLDPSYTNLILNIPIFFIGWKLLGKNTFIYTIIGTVSLSVFLWIIQRLPMIMFPPLMDDLTLAALFAGVSIGVGLGIIFRYGGTTGGVDIIARLAHKYIGWSMGKTMFMFDAVVIAFSILMYLSYREGMYTLVAVFVAARVIDFMQEGAYAAKGATIISDKNEEIAGKILKEMDRGATILRGQGTFTKEDRNVLYCVVAKNEIVKLKNVITSVDPHAFVAVSDVHDVLGEGFTLDENKNPVER from the coding sequence ATGTTTAATGGGTTAAAGTTAGTTAATATTTTTTACATTCTTTTAGGGTCGGCAATTTTTGCATATGGACTAGTAAACTTTAATATGCAAAATAATCTAGCAGAAGGTGGCTTTACTGGAATCACTTTATTGTTATATTTTATGTTTGATTTAGACCCTTCTTATACGAACTTAATTTTAAACATTCCAATCTTCTTTATCGGTTGGAAGTTGTTAGGGAAGAACACATTTATTTATACCATTATTGGTACTGTCAGCTTGTCGGTATTTTTATGGATCATTCAACGTTTACCAATGATTATGTTCCCTCCGCTTATGGATGATTTAACATTGGCTGCATTGTTCGCAGGTGTTTCTATCGGTGTAGGGCTTGGAATTATATTTAGATACGGTGGTACAACTGGTGGCGTAGATATTATTGCCCGACTTGCACATAAATACATTGGTTGGAGCATGGGAAAAACGATGTTTATGTTCGATGCGGTTGTCATTGCATTTTCTATCTTAATGTATTTGTCTTATCGTGAAGGGATGTATACATTGGTTGCTGTGTTTGTTGCTGCTAGGGTTATTGATTTTATGCAAGAAGGTGCTTATGCTGCAAAAGGTGCAACGATTATTTCGGATAAGAATGAAGAAATTGCCGGTAAGATTTTGAAAGAAATGGACCGTGGGGCAACTATATTACGTGGACAAGGTACGTTTACGAAAGAAGATAGGAATGTCTTGTATTGTGTAGTGGCGAAAAATGAGATTGTAAAGTTAAAAAATGTCATTACGTCTGTTGATCCTCATGCGTTTGTAGCAGTTAGTGATGTGCATGATGTGTTAGGTGAAGGTTTTACGCTGGATGAGAATAAGAATCCAGTGGAGAGGTAA
- a CDS encoding nucleotide pyrophosphohydrolase → MEKKTMEQMQQEVDQYISQFKEGYFSPLAMMARMTEELGELAREVNHYHGEKPKKATEKENTIEEEMGDLLFVLICFANSLNIDLQEAHDRVMHKFNTRDKDRWTRIDGGNKLNENN, encoded by the coding sequence TTGGAAAAGAAAACGATGGAACAGATGCAACAAGAAGTTGATCAATACATATCTCAATTTAAAGAAGGATACTTTTCTCCACTAGCCATGATGGCAAGAATGACGGAAGAACTAGGCGAACTTGCGCGTGAAGTGAACCACTACCACGGAGAGAAACCGAAAAAAGCAACAGAAAAAGAAAATACAATAGAAGAAGAGATGGGAGACTTATTATTTGTCTTAATTTGTTTTGCCAACTCATTAAATATAGATTTACAAGAAGCGCATGACCGTGTGATGCATAAATTCAATACAAGAGATAAAGATCGTTGGACAAGAATTGATGGAGGGAACAAACTTAATGAAAACAATTAA
- the mgsA gene encoding methylglyoxal synthase, translated as MKIALIAHDQKKPDMIQFATAYSTILEEHELFATGTTGMKIAEATGLHLHRFRSGPLGGDQEIGALIAQNKMDLVIFFRDPLTAQPHEPDVTALLRLCDVYAIPLATNMGTAEILIRGLKRGDFTWRTIVHEKEEQQ; from the coding sequence ATGAAAATTGCCTTAATCGCTCATGATCAAAAAAAACCAGATATGATTCAATTTGCCACAGCATATAGCACTATTTTAGAAGAGCATGAACTTTTCGCAACTGGCACAACAGGCATGAAAATTGCTGAAGCAACAGGCTTACATCTTCATCGCTTTCGTTCAGGTCCATTAGGTGGAGATCAAGAAATCGGTGCGCTTATTGCACAAAATAAAATGGATTTGGTTATTTTCTTCCGTGACCCGTTAACAGCTCAACCGCACGAGCCAGATGTAACGGCATTGCTTCGTTTATGTGACGTTTACGCTATCCCGCTTGCTACGAATATGGGAACTGCGGAAATCTTAATTCGTGGATTAAAGCGCGGTGATTTTACATGGAGAACGATTGTCCACGAAAAAGAGGAACAGCAATGA
- a CDS encoding CCA tRNA nucleotidyltransferase, which translates to MDPLFFKATPIMKQLHNHGFEAYFVGGSVRDTVMNRHIHDIDIATSATPDEIISIFPKTVDVGAQHGTIIVVTNGAEMYEITTYRTEGTYSDNRRPDEVVFVTSLEEDLRRRDFTINAMAMSIDGEIVDPFGGQVDIENKLIRTVGEAKERFNEDALRMMRAVRFSSQLGFDIAPATLQAMKEYAERLASVSVERKTIEFLKLLRGKNSEKALQYMIETKLYLFLPHLEKVDKEILEMSRLPLHELTSDSVIWTAVVVSLKVQDVKAFLSSWKLPSKIIQQVVNNTNCLNELEKSNWTNLLLYKAGIDTALESERIYSIMRNQSSLSKDLLEMYSLLPIKSKHDLALNGNDILQIVHKKRGSWVKEVLEELERKIIIGELENRSETLKEWVENCKQI; encoded by the coding sequence ATGGATCCATTGTTTTTTAAAGCAACGCCAATTATGAAACAATTACATAATCATGGGTTTGAAGCTTATTTTGTTGGTGGATCTGTACGAGACACCGTAATGAATAGACATATCCATGATATTGACATTGCCACATCGGCTACACCTGACGAGATTATCTCTATTTTTCCAAAAACAGTAGATGTTGGTGCACAACATGGTACGATTATCGTTGTAACAAATGGGGCTGAAATGTACGAAATCACTACTTATCGTACAGAGGGAACGTATTCGGATAATCGTAGACCGGATGAAGTAGTATTTGTAACCTCATTAGAAGAAGACTTGCGGAGACGTGATTTTACGATAAACGCAATGGCGATGTCTATAGATGGTGAAATTGTTGATCCTTTCGGTGGCCAAGTGGATATAGAAAACAAGCTGATAAGAACTGTCGGTGAGGCGAAAGAACGATTTAATGAAGATGCACTTAGAATGATGAGGGCAGTCCGGTTCTCGAGTCAGCTCGGGTTTGACATTGCTCCTGCTACATTACAGGCAATGAAGGAGTATGCCGAAAGATTGGCCTCCGTTTCGGTGGAGAGAAAAACAATCGAATTTCTTAAATTACTAAGAGGAAAAAATTCCGAAAAGGCTCTTCAATATATGATAGAGACAAAACTTTATTTGTTTTTACCTCATTTGGAGAAAGTAGATAAGGAAATTTTAGAGATGTCTAGGTTACCTTTACATGAACTAACGTCTGATTCTGTAATCTGGACAGCGGTGGTAGTTTCATTAAAGGTACAAGATGTGAAAGCATTTTTATCGTCATGGAAGCTGCCTAGTAAAATTATTCAACAAGTAGTTAATAATACGAACTGTTTGAATGAGCTTGAAAAAAGTAATTGGACAAACCTTTTATTATATAAAGCAGGGATCGATACGGCACTAGAAAGCGAGAGAATATATTCCATCATGCGTAATCAATCAAGTCTTTCTAAGGACCTATTAGAAATGTACAGCCTACTACCGATAAAGAGTAAGCACGACTTAGCTCTAAATGGTAATGATATACTTCAAATCGTTCATAAAAAACGTGGGAGTTGGGTGAAAGAAGTTTTAGAGGAATTAGAAAGAAAAATTATTATAGGTGAATTAGAGAATCGTTCTGAAACACTCAAGGAGTGGGTAGAAAATTGCAAACAGATATAA
- a CDS encoding zinc metallopeptidase: MTMYLIYFAILLIVPMWAQSRVKGAYNKYSKVATSSGMSGAEVARRILNDNGLHDVRIEETKGVLTDHYDPRSKVVRLSSHNYHGNSVAGAAVAAHEVGHAIQDAENYSFLRIRHALVPVASLGSNFSYFLIIGGFLLGSMNFVFLGILFMAAAVLFQVVTLPVEFNASNRAMNQMVSLGMIANNEERHTKKVLNAAALTYVAAAAVAVLELTRFILMYLNNRN, translated from the coding sequence ATGACGATGTATCTCATTTACTTTGCCATTCTCCTTATCGTACCAATGTGGGCTCAATCAAGAGTAAAGGGAGCGTATAACAAATATTCCAAAGTAGCTACTTCATCTGGAATGTCTGGAGCAGAAGTTGCAAGAAGAATTTTAAATGATAATGGACTTCATGATGTTCGAATTGAAGAAACAAAAGGGGTCCTAACAGATCACTATGACCCGCGTTCAAAAGTGGTTCGCTTGTCATCACACAATTATCATGGTAATTCCGTTGCAGGTGCAGCGGTTGCAGCTCATGAAGTAGGTCATGCTATTCAAGATGCAGAAAATTACTCATTTTTAAGGATTCGACATGCACTAGTACCAGTAGCTAGTTTAGGTTCGAATTTTAGTTACTTTTTAATTATCGGTGGATTTTTACTTGGCTCCATGAACTTCGTTTTCTTAGGAATCTTGTTCATGGCCGCAGCAGTGTTGTTTCAAGTCGTTACATTACCAGTTGAATTCAACGCTTCAAATCGAGCGATGAATCAAATGGTGTCACTAGGAATGATTGCAAATAACGAGGAACGACATACAAAGAAAGTGTTGAACGCAGCAGCACTAACGTACGTTGCAGCTGCCGCAGTAGCGGTACTGGAGTTAACGAGATTTATTTTAATGTATTTGAATAATAGGAATTAA
- a CDS encoding YpiF family protein: protein MKWTSKDITVFEQSKEYIDTVVIPLIPINFSTNVKQTAALGEYINILSNELERQFKGRIILLPSYTYLSATDQQKNVAAINEYVTHLLESDIKHVFLLTSDNFWQQVASEITEAKLMWLPSIPLEDMEEKYKQKIITDQMNQLLPIFIQKWQ from the coding sequence ATGAAATGGACTAGTAAAGACATAACCGTTTTCGAGCAATCAAAAGAATACATAGACACAGTTGTCATTCCATTAATCCCAATTAATTTTTCAACTAATGTAAAACAAACGGCTGCACTAGGAGAATACATAAACATCTTAAGTAACGAACTCGAGCGTCAATTTAAAGGCAGAATAATTCTCTTGCCATCGTATACATACTTATCAGCCACCGACCAACAAAAAAACGTCGCAGCAATTAATGAATATGTGACACATTTACTAGAGAGCGACATCAAGCACGTCTTCCTACTTACATCAGACAACTTCTGGCAACAAGTAGCATCAGAGATAACCGAAGCAAAACTAATGTGGCTTCCATCCATTCCACTAGAAGACATGGAAGAAAAATACAAACAAAAAATAATAACAGACCAAATGAACCAACTCCTACCAATCTTCATCCAAAAATGGCAGTGA
- the dapB gene encoding 4-hydroxy-tetrahydrodipicolinate reductase → MKTIKIILAGPRGRMGKEAANLIANTEHFELVGCIDRVHNGKKLSELDGFHDSLNGTIYTDAHECFQSTNADVLIDLTTPEIGRLHTELALQYGVRPVVGTTGFNEEELDELAKTAEEKQLGVIIAPNFAVGAILMMKFAQMAAKHFSDVEIMELHHDRKLDAPSGTAIKTAELISKTREPKKQGHPEEVETMQGARGASTKDGIHIHSVRLPGLVAHQEVMFGGEGQSLTIRHDSYNRASFMSGVKLCVEKIMDLDILVYGLENIIE, encoded by the coding sequence ATGAAAACAATTAAAATTATCCTTGCAGGACCACGAGGCAGAATGGGAAAAGAAGCTGCCAACTTAATTGCCAATACAGAACATTTTGAATTAGTAGGTTGTATCGATCGAGTACATAACGGAAAAAAATTATCAGAACTAGACGGTTTCCACGACTCACTAAATGGAACTATCTACACAGATGCACATGAATGTTTTCAATCTACAAATGCGGACGTATTAATTGATTTAACAACCCCTGAAATTGGTCGCCTTCATACAGAGCTTGCCTTACAATACGGAGTTCGTCCAGTGGTAGGTACGACTGGATTTAATGAAGAAGAACTAGATGAGTTAGCAAAAACGGCAGAAGAAAAGCAACTAGGCGTTATCATTGCACCGAACTTTGCCGTTGGAGCCATTTTAATGATGAAATTTGCACAAATGGCAGCAAAACATTTCTCTGATGTGGAAATCATGGAATTGCATCATGACAGAAAATTAGATGCACCATCAGGAACAGCAATCAAAACAGCAGAACTAATTTCGAAAACGCGCGAGCCGAAAAAACAAGGCCATCCTGAAGAAGTGGAAACGATGCAGGGAGCACGCGGAGCTTCTACGAAAGATGGAATACACATCCATAGTGTGCGCTTACCAGGCTTAGTAGCACACCAAGAAGTAATGTTTGGAGGGGAAGGTCAGTCCCTTACAATCCGACATGACTCTTACAATAGAGCTTCATTCATGTCAGGAGTTAAATTGTGTGTAGAAAAAATTATGGACCTAGATATATTGGTTTACGGATTAGAAAATATTATCGAGTAG
- a CDS encoding menaquinol-cytochrome c reductase cytochrome b/c subunit: MHRGKGMKFVGDSRVPAERKPNIPKDYSEYPGKTEAFWPNFLLKEWMVGAVFLIGFLSLTIAHEPPLQRIADPTDTAYIPVPDWYFLFLYELLKYQYAAGPYTIIGAIVMPGLAFGALLFAPFLDRGPERRPSKRPIATGLMLLAIASIFFLTWQSVVSHDWEAAKEQGAIREEVAIEIDEEAEGYQIYAASCLGCHANNLQGNPGLAPSLLDNPQYTAEDYKDIALNGIKTMAAGLFQGTDEELEILAEYLVEMNELAAELE, encoded by the coding sequence ATGCATAGAGGGAAAGGTATGAAATTCGTCGGTGACTCTCGAGTTCCTGCAGAGAGAAAGCCGAATATTCCGAAAGATTACTCGGAGTATCCAGGCAAAACAGAAGCGTTTTGGCCTAACTTCCTATTAAAAGAGTGGATGGTAGGAGCAGTATTCTTAATCGGTTTCTTAAGTTTAACAATCGCTCACGAACCGCCACTACAGCGTATAGCAGACCCAACAGATACAGCTTATATTCCTGTGCCTGACTGGTACTTCTTATTCTTATATGAACTACTAAAATATCAGTATGCGGCTGGACCTTATACAATTATTGGTGCTATTGTTATGCCTGGATTAGCATTTGGTGCATTACTATTTGCTCCATTCTTAGATCGTGGGCCGGAGCGCCGACCTTCAAAACGTCCAATTGCAACTGGTTTGATGTTATTAGCTATCGCATCTATCTTCTTCTTAACATGGCAATCAGTAGTAAGCCACGACTGGGAAGCTGCTAAAGAACAAGGTGCCATCCGTGAAGAGGTAGCAATTGAGATTGATGAAGAAGCAGAAGGATATCAAATCTACGCTGCATCATGCTTAGGTTGTCACGCTAACAACCTTCAAGGTAACCCAGGTCTTGCACCTTCGTTACTTGACAATCCTCAATATACTGCAGAAGACTATAAAGATATCGCGTTAAACGGTATCAAAACCATGGCTGCTGGATTATTCCAAGGTACAGATGAAGAACTTGAAATCCTTGCTGAATATTTAGTAGAAATGAACGAACTTGCTGCAGAATTAGAGTAA
- a CDS encoding DUF1405 domain-containing protein — MLLWFLHLLKTKTMLWIVFLINLLGTIYGYIWYKVQLIETPPIFLIFVPDSPTASLFFCIVLLGFILGRSFKLFEALAIVTLVKYGVWAVVMNILTLMETGYLPIEGYMLIFSHGAMAVQGVLYSPYYRFNKWHLIVAGVWTLHNDVIDYVFKMMPWYGSLTKYMAEIGYFTFWLSIFCIAIAYYFVLRDDRLKLSIK; from the coding sequence ATGCTATTGTGGTTTCTTCATTTATTAAAAACAAAAACAATGCTTTGGATTGTGTTTCTTATAAATTTGCTCGGAACGATATATGGGTACATTTGGTATAAAGTTCAATTAATAGAAACACCACCAATTTTCTTAATATTTGTTCCAGACAGTCCAACAGCCAGTCTTTTCTTTTGTATTGTATTGCTTGGCTTTATTTTAGGGCGTAGTTTTAAATTATTCGAGGCTTTAGCCATTGTTACATTAGTGAAATATGGTGTTTGGGCAGTTGTTATGAACATACTGACGCTAATGGAGACTGGCTATCTACCTATTGAAGGATACATGTTGATTTTTTCTCATGGCGCAATGGCTGTACAAGGTGTACTCTATAGTCCTTATTACCGTTTTAATAAGTGGCACCTAATTGTTGCGGGTGTGTGGACTCTACATAATGATGTGATCGATTACGTATTTAAAATGATGCCATGGTATGGTAGTTTAACGAAATACATGGCAGAAATCGGCTACTTTACTTTTTGGTTAAGTATCTTTTGTATTGCGATTGCCTATTACTTTGTATTAAGAGATGACAGGTTAAAGTTGTCTATCAAATAA
- the qcrB gene encoding menaquinol-cytochrome c reductase cytochrome b subunit, with the protein MLNKIYDWVDERLDITPMWRDIADHEVPEHVNPAHHFSAFVYCFGGLTFFVTVIQVLSGMFLTMYYVPDIKNAWESVYYLQNEVAFGQIVRGMHHWGASLVIVMMFLHTLRVFFQGAYKKPRELNWVVGVLIFFVMLGLGFTGYLLPWDMKALFATKVGLQIAEATPIIGTAAKTLLAGHPDIVGAQTLTRFFAIHVFFLPAALFGLMGAHFVMIRKQGISGPL; encoded by the coding sequence TTGCTAAATAAAATTTATGATTGGGTTGATGAACGTTTAGATATTACGCCAATGTGGCGTGATATTGCTGACCATGAGGTTCCAGAACATGTTAACCCAGCACATCATTTTTCAGCATTTGTATACTGTTTCGGTGGATTAACATTCTTCGTAACAGTAATCCAAGTTTTATCTGGTATGTTCCTAACAATGTACTACGTTCCAGATATTAAAAACGCTTGGGAATCTGTATATTACTTACAAAACGAAGTAGCGTTCGGTCAAATCGTACGCGGTATGCACCACTGGGGAGCTAGTTTAGTTATCGTAATGATGTTTCTACATACACTACGCGTGTTCTTCCAAGGTGCTTATAAAAAGCCGCGTGAACTTAACTGGGTAGTTGGAGTACTTATCTTCTTCGTAATGTTAGGTTTAGGTTTCACAGGTTACTTATTACCTTGGGATATGAAAGCATTATTCGCAACAAAGGTAGGTTTACAAATTGCAGAGGCAACTCCAATTATCGGTACTGCGGCTAAAACATTGCTTGCAGGACACCCTGACATTGTTGGTGCTCAAACGTTAACTCGTTTCTTCGCAATTCACGTATTCTTCTTACCAGCAGCTCTTTTCGGACTAATGGGAGCTCACTTTGTTATGATCCGTAAACAAGGAATTTCAGGTCCACTATAA
- the bshB1 gene encoding bacillithiol biosynthesis deacetylase BshB1, which translates to MTSLDILAFGAHPDDVEIGMGGTIAKYVQKGNKIGICNLTYAELSSNGTKENRQLEAKKAAQTLNVHELIQLSLPDRGLYISDENIKVISRVIRTYKPKVVFVPYSIDRHPDHGNCAKLVEEVLFSAKIRKFDEESNMQPHNVSKLYFYMINGLHKPDFYINISEFIHIKKEALQAYESQFILTEGSVATPLTNNYIQRVIDREKLFGTECGCDYAEGFFAKEPLILEDDLLGGA; encoded by the coding sequence ATGACAAGTTTAGATATTCTAGCATTTGGTGCCCACCCAGACGACGTAGAAATCGGTATGGGTGGGACCATTGCGAAATATGTGCAAAAAGGCAACAAAATAGGCATATGTAATTTGACGTATGCAGAACTCTCTTCCAATGGCACGAAAGAAAATCGTCAACTAGAAGCGAAAAAAGCAGCACAAACGTTAAATGTTCACGAACTGATTCAATTATCCTTACCAGACAGAGGATTATACATATCGGATGAAAACATAAAGGTGATAAGTCGAGTTATTCGTACATATAAACCGAAAGTAGTATTCGTTCCCTATTCAATTGACAGACACCCTGACCATGGAAATTGCGCAAAACTCGTGGAAGAGGTATTATTTTCTGCAAAAATACGAAAGTTCGATGAAGAAAGTAACATGCAGCCACATAACGTTTCCAAGCTTTATTTTTACATGATTAACGGTCTTCATAAACCTGATTTTTACATAAACATAAGCGAGTTTATACATATCAAAAAAGAAGCACTACAAGCATATGAGAGTCAATTTATCCTAACGGAGGGTAGTGTAGCTACACCTCTAACAAATAACTACATACAAAGAGTAATCGATAGAGAAAAGTTGTTCGGTACGGAATGTGGCTGTGACTATGCAGAAGGTTTTTTTGCAAAAGAGCCACTCATACTAGAGGACGATTTATTAGGAGGTGCATAA